From Eptesicus fuscus isolate TK198812 chromosome 13, DD_ASM_mEF_20220401, whole genome shotgun sequence, the proteins below share one genomic window:
- the VPS51 gene encoding vacuolar protein sorting-associated protein 51 homolog yields MAAAAAGPGPGSGPGDSPEGPEAEAPERRRKAHGMLKLYYGLSEGEAAGRTPGSDPLDPTDLNGAHFDPEVYLDKLRRECPLAQLMDSETDMVRQIRALDSDMQTLVYENYNKFISATDTIRKMKNDFRKMEDEMDRLATNMAVITDFSARISATLQDRHERITKLAGVHALLRKLQFLFELPSRLTKCVELGAYGQAVRYQGRARAVLQQYQHLPSFRAIQDDCQVITARLAQQLRQRFREGGSGAPEQAECVELLLALGEPAEELCEEFLAHARGRLEEELRSLEAELGPSPPAPDVLEFTDHGGSGFVGGLCQVAAAYQELFAAQGPAGAEKLAAFAQELGGCYFALVERRLAQEQGGSDNSLLVRALDRFHRRLRAPGALLAAAGLADAATEIVERVARERLGHHLQGLRAAFLGCLTDVRQALAAPRLAGKEGPGLAELLANVASSILSHIKASLAAVHLFTAKEVSFSNKPYFRGEFCSQGVREGLIVGFIRSMCQTAQSFCDSPGEKGGATPPALLLLLSRLCLDYETATISYILTLTDEQFLVQDQSPVTPVSTLCAEARETARRLLTHYVKVQGLVISQMLRKSVETRDWLSTLEPRNVRAVMKRVVEDTTAIDVQVGLLYEEGVRKAQSSDSSKRTFSVYSSSRQQGRYAPSYTPSAPMDTNLLSNIQKLFSERIDVFSPVEFNKVSVLTGIIKISLKTLLECVRLRTFGRFGLQQVQVDCHFLQLYLWRFVADEELVHLLLDEVVASAALRCPDPVPMEPSVVEVICERG; encoded by the exons ATGGCGGCTGCAGCCGCTGGGCCTGGCCCGGGGTCTGGCCCTGGGGACTCCCCGGAGGGGCCCGAGGCCGAGGCTCCGGAGCGTCGCAGGAAGGCGCACGGGATGCTGAAGCTTTACTATGGCCTCTCGGAGGGGGAGGCGGCGGGGCGCACCCCGGGGTCGGACCCCCTGGACCCGACAGATCTCAACGGGGCGCACTTCGACCCGGAAGTGTATCTGGACAAG TTGCGTAGAGAGTGCCCCCTGGCTCAGCTGATGGACAGTGAGACGGACATGGTGCGGCAGATCCGGGCTCTAGACAGCGACATGCAGACCCTGGTCTATGAGAACTACAACAAATTCATCTCAGCCACAG ACACCATTCGGAAGATGAAGAATGATTTCCGGAAGATGGAGGATGAGATGGACCGGCTGGCCACCAACATGGCGGTGATCACAGACTTCAGCGCGCGCATCAGTGCCACACTGCAGGACCGCCACGAGCGCATCACCAAGCTGGCAG GGGTCCACGCTCTGCTTCGGAAGCTGCAGTTCCTCTTCGAGCTGCCCTCGCGCCTCACCAAGTGCGTGGAGCTGGGCGCCTACGGGCAGGCGGTGCGCTACCAGGGCCGTGCGCGAGCCGTGCTGCAGCAGTACCAGCACCTGCCCTCGTTCCGTGCCATCCAGGATGACTGCCAGGTCATCACAGCTCGCCTGGCCCAGCAGCTACGGCAGCGCTTCAG GGAGGGCGGCTCCGGTGCCCCTGAGCAGGCGGAGTGCGTGGagctgctgctggccctgggcgAGCCCGCAGAGGAGCTGTGTGAGGAGTTCCTGGCACATGCCCGAGGGCGGCTGGAGGAAGAGCTGAGAagcctggaggcagagctggggccctcccctcctgcccctgatgTGTTAGAATTTACCGACCATGGAGGCAGCGGCTTTGTGGGTGGCCTCTGCCAGGTGGCCGCAGCTTATCAGGAGCTGTTTgcggcccagggcccagcaggtgCGGAGAAGCTGGCAGCCTTTGCCCAGGAGCTGGGCGGCTGCTACTTTGCCCTGGTGGAGAGGCGGCTGGCGCAGGAGCAAGGTGGCAGCGACAACTCGCTGCTGGTGCGGGCACTAGACCGCTTCCACCGGCGCTTGCGAGCACCTGGGGCTCTGcttgctgctgctgggctggccgACGCTGCCACGGAGATCGTGGAGCGCGTGGCCCGGGAGCGCCTGGGCCACCACCTGCAGGGCCTGCGGGCGGCCTTCCTGGGCTGCCTAACCGATGTGCGGCAGGCGCTGGCTGCACCTCGCTTggctgggaaggaaggccctggcctggcCGAGTTGCTGGCCAATGTGGCCAGCTCCATCCTGAGCCACATCAAGGCCTCGCTGGCTGCTGTACACCTCTTCACCGCCAAGGAGGTGTCTTTCTCCAACAAGCCCTACTTCCGG GGCGAGTTCTGCAGCCAGGGTGTCCGTGAGGGCCTCATTGTGGGTTTCATCCGGTCCATGTGCCAGACGGCTCAGAGCTTCTGTGACAgccctggggagaaggggggtgccacgccgcccgccctgctcctgctcctctcccgcctctgcctgGACTATGAGACGGCCACCATCTCCTACATTCTCACCCTCACTGATGAACAGTTTCTGGTGCAG GACCAGTCTCCAGTGACACCTGTGAGCACACTGTGTGCAGAGGCCAGGGAGACGGCACGGCGGCTGCTGACCCACTATGTGAAGGTGCAGGGCCTGGTCATATCACAGATGTTGCGCAAGAGCGTGGAGACGCGGGACTGGCTCAGTACCCTGGAGCCCCGGAACGTGCGCGCTGTCATGAAGCGGGTGGTGGAGGACACGACGGCTATTGACGTGcag gTGGGGCTCCTGTACGAAGAGGGTGTTCGCAAGGCCCAGAGCAGTGACTCCAGCAAGAGGACCTTCTCGGTGTACAGCAGCTCCCGGCAGCAGGGACGCTATGCACCCAGCTATACACCCAG TGCCCCAATGGACACCAACCTCTTGAGCAACATCCAGAAGCTGTTCTCTGAGCGTATTGATGTGTTCAGCCCTGTTGAGTTCAACAAG GTGTCGGTGCTGACGGGCATCATCAAGATCAGCCTGAAGACGCTGCTGGAGTGTGTGCGGCTGCGCACCTTTGGGCGCTTTGGGCTGCAGCAGGTGCAGGTGGACTGCCACTTTCTGCAGCTCTACCTGTGGCGCTTCGTGGCCGACGAGGAGCTTGTGCACCTGCTGCTGGACGAGGTGGTGGCCTCCGCTGCCCTGCGATGCCCGGACCCGGTGCCCATGGAGCCCAGTGTCGTAGAGGTCATCTGCGAGCGCGGCTAG